The following coding sequences lie in one Capsicum annuum cultivar UCD-10X-F1 chromosome 5, UCD10Xv1.1, whole genome shotgun sequence genomic window:
- the LOC107870600 gene encoding methyl-CpG-binding domain-containing protein 2, which translates to MERNHLDFASPEKADHNDIHGSSVTSCGYSMKNEPKDSRVSAGSGVIGTSNQNPRDVISSAEGEEHNTEDEDNNSEDAQKQLVLYDPAAVGAGEIELVADPVDSQPRRNSFPNYASRILPSVGAFTVQCANCFKWRLIPTKEKYEEIREHILEQPFYCETAHEWRAELSCNDPPDLTQDGSRLWAIDKPNIAQPPPGWERLLRIRGEGGTRFADVYYVAPSGKRLRSMVEVEKYLQEHPEYVAQGVSMSQFSFQIPRPLQDNYVKKRPYRPALAHDEIEPVNRIAWIDQDGDTDLRLGMPGVPLFEPLNQSFKKKRTPSKRMSNADAACKSS; encoded by the exons ATGGAGCGAAATCATCTGGACTTTGCGAGCCCTGAAAAAGCCGATCATAATGATATTCATGGTTCTTCAGTCACTAGTTGCGGATATAGTATGAAGAATGAGCCAAAAGATTCGAGAGTCTCTGCCGGCTCTGGTGTCATTGGGACTTCTAATCAGAATCCTAGAGATGTTATTTCTTCAGCAGAAGGAGAAGAACATAACACAGAGGATGAGGATAACAACAGTGAAGATGCTCAAAAACAGTTGGTGCTTTACGATCCTGCTGCAGTTGGTGCTGGCGAAATTGAACTCGTCGCTGATCCTGTTGATTCTCAACCTCGACGAAACTCCTTTCCTAATTATGCATCCAGGATTTTGCCATCTGTAGGGGCATTTACTGTGCAGTGCGCTAACTGCTTTAAATGGAGGCTTATACCTACGAAGGAGAAGTATGAGGAGATAAGAGAACACATTTTGGAACAGCCTTTCTATTGTGAAACAGCTCATGAGTGGCGTGCTGAGCTATCATGTAATGATCCACCTGATCTTACTCAAGATGGAAGTAGGCTCTGGGCAATTGACAAACCTAACATTGCTCAACCCCCTCCTGGGTGGGAACGTCTTTTAAGAATCCGAGGTGAAGGAGGCACTAGGTTTGCTGACGT GTATTATGTAGCGCCATCTGGAAAGAGACTCCGTTCCATGGTTGAAgttgaaaa GTACTTGCAGGAACACCCTGAGTACGTAGCACAAGGTGTAAGTATGTCCCAGTTTTCATTTCAGATCCCAAGACCTCTGCAGGATAACTATGTTAAGAAGCGGCCTTATCGTCCAGCTCTTGCACATGATGAAATTGAGCCTG TTAATCGCATAGCATGGATTGATCAAGATGGGGATACAGATTTACGGCTTGGTATGCCGGGGGTCCCTCTTTTTGAACCTCTGAACCAATCATTCAAGAAAAAGAGGACTCCGTCGAAACGAATGAGCAATGCTGATGCAGCATGTAAGTCAAGTTAG